From the genome of Nymphaea colorata isolate Beijing-Zhang1983 unplaced genomic scaffold, ASM883128v2 scaffold0660, whole genome shotgun sequence:
ccaaccccaaccccaaccccaaccccaaccccaaccccaaccccaaccccaaccccaaccccaaccccaaccccaaccccagtATTTGCTATTAAAATATCATCAATCCATTCATGCACCCTATACAAGGCTTGCCTTCCTATCTATCAGGATGGATGTGGTGGGTTTGCCTATctaataataaaattatttgatGGAGAAGTATAGGTTGTTCGACCGTATCATCAAGACAAGTGGTTCTCCTTCTTCAAGGCGGAAAATACCGAATCACGAGAGGCAGTCACCGTGAAGAAATTGCACAAGGAGGCCACATGGGAGGAAGTACTCAAGAACAAGAACATCTCATTAATGAACAACTGCAAAGCCAAGGAAATGCCAGCATCCGATAGATCGTAAAAGACGAAACCAGCTTCTACTGCATCTTCGACAACCTAGACCTCAACCTCTAAACTGTCATCCGAGGGGAACTCCAGAAGGAGGACATCTTCAAGATCAGCCGAACCCTCATCCAGATGGTCATCCACCTCACAGACGCCAAATTCTCCCTCGTGAGCTCAGGCCAAGCTCCCTCTTCGTCTCCAGCAACTTTTTGAACGTCAAAGTGGCACATATAGAGGCCTTCGCCAGCCGTGACCTAGCAAGCTGGACCTTGTGTAACTGCAGGATCTGCGATACTCCTCGCCATAGTCTGTCCTCACCAGCAAGGATATCGATGAGCGCTCTCTGGTGTTTGCAGCAGGCCTTCTAATCAGCTAGCTTATTCTGGTCGTCCGCTGTTGGCTGCTAATACCAAGATGAACTATATCTATGAGCTCTGCAAGCTCTTCCCTGAAGAGAGCATCGAAAATAATGAGCAGGGTGAACCTCAGTCAAGGCTGAAACCCGGTAACGAAGAGTAGCGATTTGAAGCCATCATTGGCCAGTATAACTTTAGTAACTAGTTCATCGCTCTCCTGAGATAGATGCTCAAAATTGATAGGAGTGAACGCATAAAATTAGAAGAGCTTTTAGAAGCATTCGACCTAATCGTGGCCAACGAAGAGAATTTCATCAAGgaaaatcaacataacaatgTCTAAGCAGATCTTACCATCAAACCTAATGCTTCCCAAGCACCCATCAATAACTAAATTTTGGAGATAGAATAGAGTTTGACTTCGATAAAAAGCCCACCCTATCAGCTGCACCAGTCATTAAGACACATTCTTCTGTTCTACCCCCAGAGAAGAACGTAGATGATGATGCAGCCCAGCCAatcatcataaaaaaatcatcaaagcCTGTTGAGGGCCACTCCATGCCAGTTCCATTAGGAAAAGACCTTACAAAAGGTTCTCGCACTACCAAACAGCAAACAATTAGCACTGTAAGCGGCCTCAGCTTACCAACTATGCTATAAATGAAGGAGGAAATTTGGGAGTTAAGTTGGGATTCCAACCCACCCTTTTTTCTGAGaattaaaatgatttttgaTAAATCTGATAACTTATGCAGCATTTTCTTTGATTGCTCTATCTCTTAATCCAAAATAATGAGCCTCTCATCCGGACAGATAATATAATAGGCCTAAATTTTTATTCTGAGACAGCCCATAAATAAGGGGAATCGTTTCTTTGCTATCAAAAGGATAGTTGGAAAAGACTATCATCATATATAGCGTTTTTACGCCTTTGACTTTGGTTTTGACTCACTGAAACCTTATGGAAAATCACATTCAGATGGTTCCACAGACGGTCGttaatcaataaaattataaaataaatgaagttATCTTGTTGTGTCGTTGCCTATCGTTCTTGCGAGAGTTAAGTAACGGAAAAAATATCAAACCCTGATAGACGAAAGGGGGGTTATTTTGCATTTagtgatataaaaaaaatgggcaTGCCGGCTGACCTATCTTTATCGTATTGAAAGTTCAAAACGGATGGAACAAGCTAGAAAAATGCATGTTTATACTTTTTCAATAAACCATAGTTCGAATATTAAATTGATTATTCGAACAAAGTAGTTTAATAATATATTGCCATCCAAGATTATCTCAAAATTAATAACAACCTCGATTATGGTTCTCCCTCTTGGCAAACAGTATAATCTCATTACGAACAACAACTTAAATGCAAATTGGTACGTTTTCCCTTCAAGGATTATAACAATCtataatattaattaattttgaaagaatATGAATCAAATTGCCACCAGAAGCTTTGCCAGGAAACATCAACTTTCGGAAGAATAAAAGACCTCCCCTGTCCTCTTTTCCTACTCCAAAAATGCCAAAAAGCTTGAACTAAAAAAACTTAGCAACAATCAATCTATTCAAgcagaaggagaaaaaatagaaacagaagCTTAGTAAACATTTCCAAGGCTAGTCAACATCTTTCTAGAGGCTCTAGAATGTGTTGACCTCAAAGATTTCGAAGAATGTGAGACCTAAACTTAGTTTTATGAGTTTTGATCCCCACAAGAGGatttaaaaatagaatgaatatttgattttttacttaCATCATTTTATGATTAATCCTTTCATCCACTTATCACTATCAAAATCCCATCCTCTCATCTCTAAATCCTTGCCCATTTTACTTTAAGATTATCTTCATCAGGCGGGTTCCAGCCCTATCAAAATAGCCCTTGTTTATGGTCGATCATCATGTGGGGTAACTCATGAAGGCCTTTAAAATTTCTAATCGTAAGCGTATCCTCAAAATTCAAAGCGTAAGGTGAGTTGAATGTAATAGGCTTCACCACTAAGATTCAAAAATTATGATTCAAGCCGATCAAGCATCTATCGAATCTTAGTTTGAAGACACTGGGTTGCTTATACGATCAAAATCTAAGCCATTTGAGTCATTTGCTTTTCTCATGCTTATAAGACATTTGATCAAAGATGGAGGCaagtttcatcaaacaagtgCCTTCAATTGTCTAATTAAGAAGGATAGTATACTTTTAGCACTGTTTCAAAGGTATTAAGTAATCCCACTTGGTGGGTTTATGACATCTCagattataaataaaaagagaaaaataaaaacagaaggCCTCTAAGACCTATGCCATACAAATGCTTACAGCTTCGCTATATTTAGCTGGCTTGATGATATCAGCTTGTTTAATCcacaaaaacatatatttttttctaattttaaagtCAATACCTATAAATTGAATTGAGAAGCTATCGTAAACactaataattttcaaattgagCATACCTATTCATCACTAAACCAGCGAAATGAAACCAGGCTAATTATTTTTGAGTTAGATTAAGCAGTTTCGAATGTTATTGCTCTGGCCTCTCATTATGTTATTAGCTTAATCTGAATGGATCATAAAGATTTTTGATCATTAAAACATTGCCATGACAAAATCTCACAAAAAAGCTTTAGAAAAGCTTTTTCTGCTCTTTACTAATAGTAAAAGATTAAAGTATAACaaatttaaacattaaaaatgaaggCTTTCTTCCCTACCAATCAAACCAATATTGTGTCGTAACCTAATGCTAACTGTGCCTATTCTTATATATTAAGGCTtcataatatttgaaattagGGTGAGCATATGAAATAAAGgattcatttaatttttcaaaatgttcacAGCATGTGATGCTCTAAtttaaaatgagaatttatattgtttattattgatgctaAATTTCCGGCCTCAGCCTGCAAATCCAGTCGTTCAGCCTCAAGTAGACCCTCTAACTCAATACTCCCTCGCTAGGTTTTATCAATGCGTCGACGCAGCCAACCAGCTGCAGTGCCAGCCTGAAGTGCAGAACCTAATCATCATCCTTCGAAACCTGCAGGAGGAGTCTCTGGCTCTATTAACAAGGCAACCTCTCAAGAAGTGACTCGTCGAGAAACCAGCACCCACTCCGACCCTGCATTTCTCAAAAGATTCTCGCACAGTTCCGCTCTATCAAGGATCGCAACCACGAATTGTTGATAAAGGTGCTGAATCTTCGAGAGAAAATGGTTCATCAGATGTATATGTACAAGGTACGCTCACCTAACACTGAAAGCTAGCTTGATCAACTCAGCGAGAAGATCCGTCACCTTAAAATACACGTGAACAACAAATACACCCAATTAAAATTCCTCAAAATGTCTCGTAATGGAAAGCGCACTCCGAAAAAAACTGAGTGTATTTATTCTCCGCTCACCAAACCATTGGAGGACCTTAAGAAGGGCTCTGAACTAATCGAAAAGGAGTCAATTAGACTGAGAGAAGAACTCAATTTAGTCGTTAGACACTTACACGGAGAGCAAATTTGAATGATATCCACGATTATTTATCTACAATATACAAAGACATCGAATTGTTGAAATGAATTTTTCAATAAGCAACCATAATCCCTAACAGTTATGAATTAATTAAGCTCAATCCTTATGAAATAACTATAAAGTTTAGATTTTTATTTCAAAGATGAGTCTGTTCTACGGCAAAAAAGATTAGAATGACCCTATCCAGATCTTGATCATCGTGAATAGAGCCAAAGAGTAAATCGCGATCATTTAGAAAGCGTTGACAATACTTTCAAGCCCAAACATCAACCCAGTTCCAGAGATTCTGTCTTATTATCAAAGGAAAAATAgccagaaaaagagaaaggatgGTGTGAAAGATGCTGCTCGTGCTTTTCCTTGGAATATTACAAGGATTATTTCAAAGTTACCAACAAAGATGTCATAAAGCGGACCACTTGCAATCTCAAGTTTTGGTCAGGAGGCTTCTTTAACCCACCAGAGCAGGACTACGATTtgtaaaacaataatatataggtACGGACCTTTCTGGCTTTACACTACGATGATTTTTATTGTCGGAGCAGTTCATAACGTCTTACTTTATGAAAACAACTCTAAGAACTTCGAATACAACTTTGGAGTTATTGGCGTTGCATTGACTGTCTTCTACTTAATGGGCTTAGGGTTATCAGCGCTTGTTGGCTTGCTCTTTGGCTGTCTTGGCCTAAACTCTAAAACTTTTCAAATAGTCTGTTTATATGGGTACTCAATGACCACATATATCATTTGTGTACTGCTTTGCTCCGTAAATTTGACTCTCATGACTTGGCTTTTCTTACTATATGCAGGAGGATCAAAGGTGGCCTTCATTCTAAAGAACGTCTTTGAGAGTCTGGAAGTTCCTGCCAGCAAAAAGTTCTCGGTGACTTTGATTGTTGTTATTGAAGCAGCAATACAATTCTTAGTCATCAAATTCGCCTTCATTAAAACATCAAGTGCTGGCACAGTTGGAGCTGCGTTCAGTCACATGGAAGCACACGAGGCAATGAATAATGCATACCTGCATTTGAGATACTTTCCGACCCTTTGATGTCTTTTTGTATCATCAATACCCGCATATTAATAGCATATTCGCGTAATTTGCTGACATATTTGACATATTCATACAGAGATTCAATTTAAAAGTATGTTTAAAtcgaattttaaaattttaattccgCCTATTGAATTAATCAGAATACATGTTTTATACCATATAAGATATGCCTTTAGATTATAGTTAAATCTAACAATGCCAGCAAAAGCAAAAGCTAAACAAGCAAAGGTTGAAGCCAAAAAAGCAGACACAGTCTCAAAGAGCaaagatgagaagaagaaagacccaCCTAAAGGAAAGTCGGCGCCAAAAGCCCCCTCACCTAAAAAGGCGCCCACTCCGAAGAAGGCCCCTAGTCCTAAAAAAGTTGATCCTCCTGCTAAAGATCCACCAAAACGCAAAGGCCCCGCAGTTAGCACTGACGACAAGAAGGAAGACAAGAAAGATGCGGCCAGCGGTGTGAAGAAAACCAAGTCCGAAGAACAGATTGTGAAGGTGATTACAAAGGGAGGAGCAGCAGTCGATGCCCTTGTTCCTAATAAGGATGCCTACAGAGTTTTCCAGAATGGTGGTAAGATTTACAGTGCCACTCTCAATCAATCAAACCTCGACCACAATAACAATAAGTTCTATATCATCCAAATCCTCCAGCACGAAGCAACAGGCAATATCTTCTTCTGGAGTCGCTGGGGAAGAGTGGGTGTCCCTGGTCAAAATGCTCTTAAGGGGCCTTTTGGAAAAGATATTGCTATCAATGAATACAACAGCAAATATCATGATAAAGCTGTCAAGGGGGACTACAGAGAAATCGAGATCAAATACGATGAtgaataggaaaagaaagaggagccAAAGAAAGGTAacagcaaagaaaagaaagaagtttcCAGCAAAATTGATAGCGGGCTTCAAAAATTAATCAGCTTAATCTTCGATGTGAACATCATGAACAACACAATGAAAGAGATAGGTTACGATGCCAAGAGAATGCCACTTGGAAAATTGGGAGACTCTACTATTAAAGAGGCATATGGTGTCTTGAACAAACTATCAGAAGCagtcaagaagaaaaacaaagacgAGCTTACCAAGCTTTCGAGTGAGTTTTACACTCTTATTCCTCATGACTTTGGTTTCCAAAAGATGGCCAATTTCATCCTCGATAATGATTAGAAAGTGAAGGAAAAGCTTAAGATGCTTGAAACTATTTCTGATTTGAAGATAACTTCAAAGCTTCTTGACCAAAAAACTGACGACAATGAGTCTGTCCTtgatcaaaattataaaaaattggGCTGCAACATCAAGACTATTGATCCAAAGGCACCAGAATTCAAATTGCTAGAAGAATATTTCGACAATACCAAAGGAGGATATTCAAAAGTCAAAATTGGTGAGATTTATTAAGTAGTCAGGCCAACTTAGCAGACGGCTTTTGATAAAAAGATCGGAAACAATATGCTACTTTGGCATGGCTCAAGAGTCTCTAACTTTGTTGGTATTCTGTCTCAAGGCTTGAGAATTGCTCCTCCTGAGGCTCCAGTATCAGGATATCTCTTGGAAAGGTATCTACTTGGCAGACATGGCTGAAAAGAGTATCAACTATTGTAGGTCATATGGCCAAGACTCAGCCTTAATCCTTCTAATTTAGGtaatatttgctttatttagGGTGCAATCGGAGATCCGAATATTCTTCTTCAGAGCAACTACCACGCAAAGGAAGAgatggagaaaaacaaaaagcactCCACCAAGTGTCATGGTGCCAAGGCTCCTCCTCCGACCTCCTACGTAAAGCACAAGGATGTGATCGTCCCAAGGGTGTTCCAGTACCAACCAACTCTGGCTCATGGATGGGTCACAATGAATACATTGTGTACAACATGAGTCAAGCCAGGATTCGCTACGTGCTGAGGATGAATATGAACGGAAGCTGATTCGATCCCATTTATAATAATCATTATTCTTAATCAAATCAATCGTTACGCCCTTTTAAAACTCCTTCAATAGTGTTAAGTGAGCCATTTTTCAATCGAAGCCAATATTAGAGCTGCTTATCGTATATTTTTGAgcttttgcttctttttataTGGCCCTCAAGCAGCTTAGTCCATTTTCGATGGTTTCTTCATATTCTTTTGAACTTGTTCCTAATTGAAGAATCAATTTATAAACTGATGCCTTTTGAAGATAAGCAAACCTGCAAGGCTTCTCTTCACTTTAAATCACTTCACTGATGAACCCAAGCTCTCGGTTCAAAATGGATTTAAATGTCTCATCTACCATTTATAGCTGACGGTATTTCCCAAGAAAAGCTTAGAAGTTGATTATGTCTTGATCCTTTCATATGCTTATAAGTTTGACCTGATATTTAATCCAGGATTTGATGTAGTGATTTCCCATGTATCAGTGTTTGACTTTCCTGACTTTCCTTTGAGCGCCTGGAATTCTCCTTCAATGAATTTTTAGAAGTTTTGAACTTTCATATTGAAATGAAGAATAATCTTATCTTCAGACACTTATTGATGAGCTACAAATGCAGGTATAAGCTGACTCAACAGCCAATTATAGTATAGCCAAGGTGCTTACTCGTTGGGATTAAGGAATATAGCCGTCTTAACGCTTTCAAACTCTTCCTCTAAGAGGCTCTTTGGCATTCCGTAAGTGATGATTTCTTTTTGATTTATTCAGATTGTTCAGTAGCTAAAACATTTCATACTTTTCATGGAGAAATTTGGTTCTAAAGTGATATGGGGAGAAATTGAATGGGTTTGACTTAATTTTCTCATGGGTAAAGGTGAGGTCTTCATCGATATTGGATTGGATAGAATTAAGCCAATTACGATAGTTCCATACATGAAATTTTTCTCATCTTTAATGAGCAATACTTTGATTAACTCCATTTCTGCCTTGATAACTTTTGGATTGATGGCAAATAGTGATTTCACAAGCCACTGCCTATAGCTCCATATTGTGTAAGATTTCGGATCGGACTGGATGAGTTTGGTCGTGAGCTTTATCTAGCCGCCCAACAGTTGCCCTACTTCTTCAGCAGGCTTTTTTTCAGTTGATTTAATAATAAGCTCTCGACGGAAGTTAAATACGGTGGGGATATCGGTACAGAGCTGCATCAAAAGAGCAATGAATTCAAGTATTTGGGAACCTGAGCATCATTGACATCCTTCCTTGAAATGGAAAAGAACTCTGATAGCTTGGTATTGATTTTTAGGGAAAGCTCAGTCTCTTCCTTGATCTATTGCTCTGTTTTTTGTTCTTACTCTTCTTGTGACCGTGAATCATGTAATTCTGATCTTTCAATTATAACTAAGTTGATATGCTGataacaagaaaatcaaatcaaaatcaTTTCATCATCCTCAATCCAGCAGTCCTCCTAGTTATTTAACtataaattgagtttttattcaAATCCCTTCTTGCGGCCATTAATGCCTGGATAGCACTAAGAGTCATTTTGTAGCCTATTTTCATATAATTTGGGTCACTTTTGATAATATCGTATATCTTTGCCAGCTTTCCTTATAGCATCTTCAAATCGTCTTCAAGACTTCCCCCATGATTGCTACTTTATTATCTATAGAATGCTGAAATCTCCTTCAAATGGTTTATACCTGCAGTGACGCTAATCATCGAAGACGATAGCTTCTCATATTTATGCTGGTCTTTTGGAGCTAATGGTTTAGTTATGTGAGCTAGCCTTCAATTTGATTCATCCTGCGCCTCTTAtgattctaattttcttttatgaacTTAGTTTCATTAAATTTTGCTCGAAGTtgctattttaaattttttaaatcttcaatttttttagaatagGTTGACTGTAGCTCTTAAAGAGTACCAGCAGTAAGGCCTTGAGTCTTAAATTTTTGTATTATTTCATTAGCGTCACTCACTCCAGtaacttttttaagttttcttatCGCATCTTAATAGTCATTGAGTTATTGTCTTTGATAGTCTTCATCATACTTATAGCTTGGAGTAAATCTAACCGTTAAATTGATGTTTACAGCACTTCTTTAACTTTTGATGCTGACTTATGGCTCGATGGAATATCCTATCATGATCTTTATTGATTTCCTCAAGTTTTGGCTAATGTATTTAGCCCTCATTTCCTGGACATTTATTCTCCTTTGCTAAAACCTCTTTAGGTCTGCGTAGGCACCCTCTTTAGCATGAGCTGCATCATGAGATAGGAGTAAAAGTTCTTCAAAGCCTTGCTATTTTCCTTTGAGACAATTTTATATACTTATCAAATGGCAATCATATCCGATTCTCTCCTCTTTTAATCTATTAACGACTTGTTCATATGTCTATTGCAAAGATTGTGCCTAATTATATTTTATCAAAACTTTATCCAACTTATTTTCTAGCACTCTTATGGTCTTTATGATTGGGTTTTCTTGAATAAAGTCAAGtttattttcttctataccCTTCAATCTATCTTGAAGGGTAAAAAggagtttctttttttgatCGTTTCATGTCTTTCTTTGTCTAGTGTAATTCTGAGGTAGTTTTCATTGTTAGATGATAGGCATAATTTGGTTTTGAATCCTGTGGAGTTAAGTTCTTTTGACATAATGGTCCTTGCTTTTTTACTATTGATCAGCTAGTCGCGGATTGCTTTgagttttttattctcattttttaggCCTTCTATTTCGTCGTGGtatttttccttaatttggTCAGCCTGCCTCAAAAAATGACGTCTGTCTTCCTCCAAGATCTTATTTTTGTGGTTCTGGTGCTCCATCTCACTCTCGATTCCTACAGACCGACGAATCAAGGCCGAACTTGCCCTCTTCATTTTGCTTCCAAATAGAAAACCGattaaattaaataattcaaGCAATTTAAAAATGCTATTTTATAATAGAAATTATAAGATTGAAATAATCAAATAGCATACATTTTGGCTGATTCCCATTTTTTAAAGTGATGGCCTTAAACCAATAAATTTATCAAATATTCTCGAAGTTATAATAAAAGATAACGCATGAATAAGATCCTTCTGCCGGAATACCCCGGCAACAATCTTCTGTTCCATGCAATCTCCCACGGCAATGCAATTGACGCTGTCAACCTCCTCTAGAGTATCCTTTGATCTATCTTAGACAAATAGGCTGAGGTAAACGCCCGTAACGTCAATGGATGCACACCTGTCCACATAGCAGTCATGATCCAAAACATCAATTTGGTCAAATTGCTAGTCAAATATGGAGCTGATGTTAACCTTAAAGTAAACTTTTTTCCATGCAGGAATACCACGACATTGGATAAAAAACGCCACTCCACTATAGTGTTGAGAAAAACAACTACGAAATAACTAACTTTTTATTGGATAATGGTGCCAACACAACGCTCGGAGATAAGAGAGGCCTGACAGCTCTCCACTATGCCGCCAGATACGGTTTTAAATAGATTGTCAAATTGCTTCTCACCTATGGCGCCGATATCAACCTCAGAGATGCAAATGGATTCAACGCTGCTCATTGGGCCAAGATGAACGAATTTACTTAGATAGTTGATATGGTTGGTCCTCCAAGATCCATCAATCCTAATGACTACCAAGAATACAAAAATGCTATGATCCAGATCCACCAGATCAatctcaagaaaaagaagaagaaaggaaaaaagaaaaagtgatccAGGAGGCgtaattacatttatatatcaGCTAATTAACAAAGTTTTTCATACCccatttaattataaaatttatattttcaatgaatttctgttagaaacatcaaaaccatcATTGCATTCATGCTCATTAATGCAAAAATCCCAGCCACCATAAACATACATCAAAGAAGTCATTATAAAAGCACAACAAGACAATAACTCACATCCAAGAGCATAAAAATAATGATCTAAGCTGTAACTTTACTAAGGGTATGAGGCACAAATCTGGTAAGAAGCTAATAACTAGCTATTGAAATTGCTACatgaaaaatagataaaaatatgtgaacttTAACATGGATAAGTTGCCTCTAGGTAAAAATATGATCAGCTTCttcaataaaacaaacatcTTCATACGCAGATTTAATACTATAGGGAACAATTTGCAAGCTTGATTGAAAATAGTCAACAAGATAATAAGAATTAAATCAAGAAAAGAGTAAAAGAAACAACCAACCTCATCCTAAAATTGAACTCCCTATAAAACTAAAATCAGACACTACTCctctaaaatgaaaaacttaggAATCAAATATAAGCGGAAAAGTCACTCAAGACTCATAACAAACATTTAAATGGCTGTTTGGAATAAAAATTCAATAGTATGAATCACAAGCTTAAGAATGTGGACAAGCAAAAGGAGTAATACAGAGATCAAATGCATACAAAGACAAAGGAGTATGAAAGActgaaagaaaattattaaatattgaagaaagagtTTAATAATGATTGCTAAAGATCGAAAAAGACAATCAAATAGCTGACTATCTAActttaaaatacaaaaagataACTCAACAAATTGAAAAGTTcatctgaaaaggaaaaatagctTCTCAGCCTTTAAATTCAAAACTTTGAGAAACGTGAAGCCGCACTTAAGTAAAAATTatcttcattttaaataaataacaaagaaCTGTTTGACACCATCAAGTagctaaaagataaaaatgaggAGCTTTAAGAAAATTTATACCACGCAAAGAAGATCATCGATAAGAACCAAGAAAATACACATTAATACTTAAACCTCCAGAAACAATTGAATGAGAAAAACGTTGAAACAAATACAATCATCAAAGAGCATCATCAATCTTTCACATCAAATAAGGAAAATAAGCAAACGATCAAAGATGGTGAAGACACTCTCGCTCTTCATGAGGAGATAAAATCTCTAAAATAAAAGATTGTGgaattataaaaaagaaacatgacgAACTACGAGTAGATAATCCTTAACATGGGAGCTTCTGAGGCCTTCAAAAAGCTTGTCGAAGAAAAGAACACAATTATCAAGAAACTGATGCGAGAAAAAGGATAAATCTACGCCAAGATGGCGGTATTACATCAACATTGATCACATTCAATTTTATTagtatatattataataatgaAGGTCCACTCCAACAACAATAGCAAAAAAGCATCAAAACACGTCGATGAGCAAATAGATCTCAAACGGCATTCCATACAAGAGTTGTATAACAAGGCTGAGCAGTAATACCAGAGGATTAGCTCATCACAGCAAAACAAATGGCACTCCATCATTTCCCAAGGTGGTACCAAAAAAGAT
Proteins encoded in this window:
- the LOC116245421 gene encoding poly [ADP-ribose] polymerase 2, with product MPAKAKAKQAKVEAKKADTVSKSKDEKKKDPPKGKSAPKAPSPKKAPTPKKAPSPKKVDPPAKDPPKRKGPAVSTDDKKEDKKDAASGVKKTKSEEQIVKVITKGGAAVDALVPNKDAYRVFQNGGKIYSATLNQSNLDHNNNKFYIIQILQHEATGNIFFWSRWGRVGVPGQNALKGPFGKDIAINEYNSKYHDKAVKGDYREIEIKYDDE